From a single Fusobacterium ulcerans ATCC 49185 genomic region:
- the rpmB gene encoding 50S ribosomal protein L28: MQRCEITGTGIISGNQISHSHRLTRRVWKPNLQVTTIVVNGSPVKVKVCSRTLKTLRGASEVEVMNMLKANASTLSARLAKFLSK, from the coding sequence ATGCAAAGATGTGAAATTACAGGAACTGGAATTATTAGTGGTAACCAAATTTCTCACTCTCATAGACTTACTAGAAGAGTATGGAAACCAAACTTACAAGTTACTACTATCGTTGTAAACGGATCTCCAGTTAAAGTTAAAGTTTGTTCAAGAACTTTAAAAACTTTAAGAGGTGCCAGTGAAGTTGAAGTAATGAATATGCTAAAAGCTAACGCTTCTACTTTAAGTGCTAGGCTTGCTAAATTCTTAAGCAAATAG
- a CDS encoding AraC family transcriptional regulator — MDWIFYIQNAIDYIEDNILEAIDYNDVAEQIGFSNFHFHRTFALLAGMTANEYIRKRRLSMAGEELSMSNAKIIDIAFKYGYETPESFSKAFSRFHGFNPSEAKKSGTSLKKFSRFSIKVKVEGGKIMDYKIEEKGSMKFLTASKSFLNEIINEKENREISDFWTESFKNGTIETLKKSSVDGGIYGLCLPTSKESDSFKYGIGIKNDDILNPIENFEIWTVEPSMWAIFKCIGSDGQCIANMWERIFSEFLPASPYKMTAQADLEYYYENNENIFCELWIPVERK; from the coding sequence ATGGATTGGATATTTTATATACAGAATGCTATTGACTATATAGAAGATAATATTCTTGAAGCTATTGATTACAATGATGTGGCAGAACAAATTGGTTTTTCTAATTTTCATTTTCACAGAACCTTTGCTCTCCTTGCAGGAATGACAGCAAATGAATATATTCGTAAAAGAAGATTATCAATGGCTGGTGAAGAACTTTCTATGTCTAATGCTAAAATCATTGATATTGCATTTAAATATGGTTATGAAACTCCAGAAAGTTTTTCAAAAGCTTTTAGCCGCTTTCATGGATTTAACCCAAGTGAAGCTAAAAAATCTGGAACATCTCTGAAAAAATTCTCTCGTTTTTCTATTAAAGTAAAAGTTGAAGGGGGTAAAATTATGGATTACAAAATTGAAGAAAAAGGTTCTATGAAATTTTTAACTGCATCTAAAAGCTTTCTGAATGAGATAATAAACGAAAAGGAGAATCGAGAAATTTCTGATTTCTGGACTGAATCTTTTAAAAATGGAACTATAGAAACACTGAAGAAAAGTTCAGTTGATGGAGGAATATATGGCTTATGCCTTCCTACATCTAAAGAATCTGACAGTTTTAAATATGGAATTGGGATAAAAAATGATGATATTCTCAATCCTATAGAAAATTTTGAAATATGGACTGTAGAACCATCTATGTGGGCCATTTTTAAATGTATTGGCAGTGATGGACAATGTATCGCTAATATGTGGGAAAGAATATTCAGTGAATTTCTACCAGCCTCTCCTTATAAAATGACTGCCCAAGCTGACTTAGAATATTATTATGAAAATAATGAAAATATATTCTGTGAACTATGGATCCCTGTTGAGAGAAAATAA